From the genome of Acinetobacter lwoffii, one region includes:
- a CDS encoding zinc-dependent alcohol dehydrogenase family protein: MNKMMNALILENFGDHEFKRVELPIPQPEAGQVLVRIHASGVNPIDYKIRLGEAPYAMPELPAVLGTDMAGVVTAVGEGVTHFNVGDEVYGLIGGVRGLQGSLAEYVVADADLIALKPRNISMREAAVLPLTFLTAWEGLVDNAKVQPGQTVLVQGGAGGVGYMVVQLAKSLDANVWATGRTADQPLISELGATPLDYTTASSDDIIAASPEGQGFNIVYDTVGGPVLEASLSMTTHYGHITSCAAFGNHNLASSSLRCATVSGVFVLMPMLTGNRRAHHGDILKIATRLVEEGKLRPLVDPRHFTLDQAIEAHDAVQDRSANIKVVIDVI, encoded by the coding sequence ATGAATAAGATGATGAATGCTCTTATCCTAGAAAATTTTGGTGATCATGAATTTAAACGTGTAGAACTCCCTATACCTCAACCAGAGGCTGGGCAAGTTCTAGTACGTATTCATGCTAGTGGTGTAAACCCTATTGATTATAAAATTCGTCTTGGTGAAGCACCATATGCTATGCCAGAGCTTCCTGCCGTGTTGGGAACAGATATGGCTGGGGTTGTAACTGCTGTTGGTGAAGGTGTCACCCACTTCAACGTTGGAGATGAAGTTTACGGTCTGATTGGTGGCGTTCGTGGTCTTCAAGGATCTTTAGCAGAATATGTTGTAGCAGATGCCGATCTGATTGCATTAAAGCCACGGAATATCTCTATGCGCGAGGCAGCAGTACTACCATTGACGTTCCTCACCGCTTGGGAAGGTTTAGTGGATAACGCGAAGGTCCAACCAGGGCAAACTGTACTGGTTCAGGGTGGTGCTGGTGGCGTTGGTTATATGGTTGTTCAGCTTGCAAAATCACTTGATGCAAATGTTTGGGCGACTGGTCGTACAGCTGATCAACCACTGATTTCAGAACTCGGTGCAACACCTCTCGATTACACAACAGCATCTTCCGATGACATTATTGCTGCAAGCCCTGAGGGTCAAGGTTTTAACATTGTTTACGACACTGTGGGTGGTCCAGTACTCGAAGCTTCACTTTCCATGACAACTCACTATGGCCACATTACCAGCTGTGCTGCATTTGGTAATCATAATTTAGCGAGTTCATCTCTACGGTGTGCCACAGTGTCTGGCGTATTCGTCCTAATGCCGATGTTAACAGGCAATCGCCGTGCTCATCATGGTGATATCCTTAAGATCGCGACTCGTCTTGTTGAGGAAGGTAAACTGCGTCCTCTTGTTGATCCTCGTCATTTTACTCTAGACCAAGCGATTGAGGCTCATGATGCTGTTCAAGATCGCTCTGCCAATATTAAGGTCGTGATTGATGTCATTTAA
- a CDS encoding zinc-binding alcohol dehydrogenase family protein → MKAVSYVINNHDDFKNSLVDIEKAKPTLKERDVLVKVQAISVNPVDTKVRKNSSEANNRILGWDAVGEIIEVGSKVTSFKVGDSVWYAGDLTRDGSNAEFQAVDERIISLKPITVSNAEAAALPLTAITAWEMLFDRFQISETEVGSILIIGGAGGVGSIAIQLLKAKTNLTVIATASREETKSWVESLGADHVIDHSKDLNAQIETLGIAKPKYVFSTNHTETYIKQIVSLIVPQGKLGLIDDPQTFDIMPFKTKSISIHWELMFTRSMYETDDIEKQGELLQQVAQLVDQQKIRSTLNQNLGNINAANLEKAHKLLESGKSKGKIVLENF, encoded by the coding sequence ATGAAAGCCGTATCGTATGTTATCAATAACCATGATGATTTTAAAAATTCATTGGTAGATATTGAAAAAGCGAAGCCTACGCTTAAGGAGCGTGATGTACTGGTAAAAGTTCAGGCAATCTCTGTGAATCCAGTTGATACCAAAGTGAGAAAAAATTCGTCTGAAGCAAATAATCGTATTTTAGGTTGGGATGCCGTTGGGGAAATTATTGAAGTTGGCTCAAAAGTTACCTCGTTTAAAGTAGGAGATTCTGTTTGGTATGCTGGCGATTTAACCCGAGATGGTAGTAATGCTGAGTTTCAAGCAGTCGATGAACGAATTATCAGTCTTAAACCAATTACAGTATCTAATGCAGAAGCAGCAGCATTGCCATTAACTGCAATAACGGCATGGGAAATGCTGTTTGATCGGTTTCAAATTTCAGAAACAGAAGTTGGCAGTATTTTAATTATTGGTGGTGCAGGTGGTGTAGGATCAATCGCTATCCAACTCCTAAAAGCAAAAACAAATCTGACCGTTATAGCAACAGCTTCACGTGAAGAAACGAAATCTTGGGTGGAATCACTTGGTGCCGACCATGTCATTGATCATAGCAAAGATTTAAATGCACAAATCGAGACACTAGGCATTGCAAAACCAAAATACGTATTCTCTACAAATCATACAGAAACATATATCAAGCAAATAGTTTCTCTGATTGTACCACAAGGCAAGCTTGGATTGATCGATGATCCACAAACATTTGATATTATGCCGTTTAAGACTAAATCTATTTCTATCCATTGGGAGTTGATGTTTACTCGTTCAATGTATGAAACCGATGATATTGAAAAGCAAGGTGAACTGTTGCAACAGGTTGCCCAATTAGTTGACCAGCAAAAAATTAGAAGTACGCTCAACCAAAATCTAGGCAATATTAACGCTGCAAACTTGGAGAAGGCGCATAAGTTGCTTGAATCAGGTAAATCAAAAGGCAAAATTGTACTAGAAAACTTCTAA
- a CDS encoding type 1 glutamine amidotransferase domain-containing protein yields MKILIVLTSHDQLGNTGKKTGFWLEELAAPYYTFIDSGAEVTLASPQGGQPPLDPKSNLADAQTETTHRFEADPTAMQALAQTHKLSEISVADYDAVFYPGGHGPLWDLAEDPISISLIEQAIQSGKPVAAVCHAPGVLRHVKASNGAPLVSGKLVTGFTNTEEAAVGLTEIVPFLVEDMLKQNGGHYSKVDDWQVHVQVDGLLVTGQNPASSAATASALLQLLK; encoded by the coding sequence ATGAAAATTTTAATCGTTTTAACTTCACATGATCAACTTGGCAATACTGGTAAGAAAACAGGTTTCTGGCTAGAAGAACTTGCTGCACCGTATTACACCTTTATTGACTCTGGTGCTGAAGTTACGCTGGCGTCGCCTCAAGGTGGGCAGCCACCACTAGATCCGAAAAGTAATTTAGCCGATGCTCAAACTGAAACCACTCATCGTTTTGAAGCAGATCCAACTGCAATGCAAGCATTGGCACAGACACATAAACTTAGCGAAATTTCTGTAGCTGATTATGATGCAGTGTTTTATCCAGGCGGGCATGGCCCATTGTGGGATTTAGCAGAAGATCCGATTTCAATTTCTCTGATTGAACAGGCGATTCAGTCTGGCAAACCTGTTGCAGCAGTGTGTCATGCCCCGGGTGTTCTTCGTCATGTGAAAGCGAGTAATGGAGCGCCCTTAGTTAGCGGTAAATTAGTGACTGGTTTCACCAATACTGAGGAGGCCGCTGTAGGCTTGACTGAAATTGTACCATTTTTAGTCGAAGACATGCTTAAACAAAACGGTGGTCATTATTCTAAAGTTGATGATTGGCAAGTACATGTTCAAGTAGATGGCTTGCTGGTTACTGGACAAAATCCAGCATCTTCTGCTGCAACTGCCTCAGCATTACTTCAATTGTTGAAATAA
- a CDS encoding metal/formaldehyde-sensitive transcriptional repressor, translating to MPNQVEDKKKILLRVRKIKGQTQAIEKALEDNVECGAILQQICSVRGAINGLMNEMLEVHLKDTLVSGETTEQQRKEELAEIAKILKSYLK from the coding sequence ATGCCTAATCAGGTTGAAGACAAAAAAAAGATTCTTCTACGCGTCAGAAAGATCAAAGGTCAGACGCAAGCGATTGAAAAAGCGTTAGAAGACAATGTGGAATGTGGTGCAATTCTGCAACAAATATGCTCTGTGCGTGGTGCTATTAATGGTTTGATGAATGAAATGTTGGAGGTTCATTTAAAGGACACTTTAGTATCAGGTGAAACCACAGAACAACAACGAAAAGAAGAATTGGCTGAAATCGCCAAGATTCTAAAATCATATTTAAAATAG
- a CDS encoding addiction module antidote protein has translation MQAYLQACIEESNGDAAFIAKALGNIAKAKGMAQLSRDTGLGRESLYKALSGDVNPSFDTVIKVVKALNLRLAI, from the coding sequence ATGCAAGCTTACTTACAAGCATGTATTGAAGAATCTAATGGCGATGCCGCATTCATTGCAAAGGCTTTAGGTAACATTGCAAAAGCTAAAGGAATGGCTCAATTATCACGAGATACAGGCTTAGGCCGAGAAAGTCTTTACAAAGCACTTTCTGGTGATGTTAACCCTAGTTTTGATACTGTGATTAAAGTTGTAAAAGCACTGAATTTACGCTTAGCAATTTAA
- a CDS encoding iron-containing alcohol dehydrogenase — MLNFNFYNPTRIIFGGDTIAKINDYVPTEAKVLMLFGGESARKNGTLAEVREALGAREIHEFGGIEPNPSYETLMKAVELIREQKIDFLMAVGGGSVIDGTKFIAAAVNYTGDTWEILETHGNKITQALPFASVLTLPATGSEMNSGGVVTRKSTQAKLSFSSPYVFPQFSVLDPNKTFSLPTRQLANGVVDAFIHVMEQYLTHPVNAHVQDRFAEGLLQTLIEIGPKILEDSADYDTRANLMWAASMALNGLIGAGVPQDWSTHLIGHELTALYGIDHARTLAIVLPSNLQVRRQEKREKLLQYAARVWQIVEGDEEQRIDTAIARTRAFFEQLGLPTRLSDYGLGETDIEIIITQLKSHNLTQLGEHKNVSLEISRQILEMSI, encoded by the coding sequence ATGCTGAATTTTAACTTTTATAATCCGACCCGCATTATTTTTGGTGGCGATACAATAGCTAAAATCAATGACTATGTGCCTACAGAAGCAAAAGTATTAATGTTGTTTGGTGGTGAAAGTGCACGTAAGAATGGTACTTTAGCTGAAGTGCGTGAAGCATTAGGTGCAAGAGAAATTCATGAATTTGGCGGAATTGAGCCGAATCCGAGTTATGAAACCCTCATGAAAGCTGTAGAGCTGATTCGTGAACAAAAGATTGATTTCTTGATGGCTGTCGGTGGTGGATCGGTAATCGACGGTACTAAATTTATTGCAGCAGCAGTCAATTATACAGGGGATACATGGGAGATTTTAGAAACCCATGGTAATAAAATTACCCAAGCTTTGCCTTTTGCGAGTGTACTCACCCTTCCGGCAACTGGTTCAGAAATGAATAGCGGTGGGGTAGTAACCAGAAAATCGACCCAAGCCAAATTGTCATTTAGCAGTCCCTATGTTTTTCCGCAATTTTCCGTACTTGATCCGAATAAAACTTTTAGCTTGCCGACGCGCCAGTTGGCTAATGGCGTGGTCGATGCATTTATTCATGTCATGGAACAGTACTTAACTCACCCTGTGAATGCACACGTACAAGATCGTTTTGCCGAAGGTCTATTGCAAACTTTGATTGAGATTGGACCGAAAATCTTGGAAGATTCAGCAGATTATGACACGCGTGCGAATTTGATGTGGGCTGCTAGCATGGCACTGAATGGGCTAATTGGAGCTGGTGTACCACAAGATTGGTCAACCCATTTGATTGGACATGAGCTCACGGCTTTATATGGTATTGATCATGCTCGTACCTTGGCCATTGTGTTGCCGTCCAATCTACAAGTGCGTCGTCAAGAGAAGCGAGAAAAATTACTACAGTATGCAGCTCGTGTCTGGCAGATTGTCGAAGGTGATGAAGAACAACGTATTGATACTGCTATTGCTCGTACTCGAGCCTTCTTTGAGCAACTTGGATTGCCGACTCGTCTTAGCGATTATGGACTGGGGGAGACAGATATTGAGATCATCATTACGCAACTTAAATCACATAATCTTACACAGCTAGGCGAACATAAAAATGTTTCATTAGAGATCAGTCGCCAAATTCTCGAGATGAGCATCTAA
- a CDS encoding SDR family oxidoreductase, whose translation MNNIENKVIVITGASSGLGEATARLLAKKGAKVVLGARRTEKLEAIVHDIRAEGGQAEFIGMDITKPHEVQALIEKALSAFGQIDVLVNNAGLMSIAPLSELKVDEWDRMIDINIKGVLYGIAATLPVFQKQNFGHFINLASVAGIKVFSPGGTVYSGTKFAVRAISEGLRHEVGGTIRTTTIEPGAIESELKFGSSHKESSEFVTDFYKQAIPADSVARAIAYAIEQPADVDINEIVLRPTSQEF comes from the coding sequence ATGAATAATATAGAAAATAAAGTTATTGTTATCACTGGTGCAAGTAGTGGTTTAGGTGAAGCTACTGCTCGCTTACTTGCTAAAAAAGGTGCAAAGGTTGTACTTGGTGCTAGACGTACTGAAAAATTAGAGGCTATTGTTCACGACATTCGTGCTGAAGGTGGTCAAGCTGAATTTATTGGTATGGATATAACCAAACCACATGAAGTACAAGCACTTATTGAAAAGGCATTAAGCGCATTTGGTCAAATCGATGTATTGGTAAACAATGCTGGATTAATGTCTATTGCACCATTAAGTGAGCTAAAAGTTGATGAATGGGATCGTATGATCGACATTAATATCAAAGGTGTTCTTTATGGTATAGCAGCTACCCTACCTGTTTTCCAAAAACAAAACTTTGGACACTTTATTAATCTCGCATCTGTTGCAGGGATAAAAGTATTTAGTCCAGGAGGTACTGTTTATAGCGGTACTAAGTTTGCTGTAAGAGCCATCTCTGAAGGACTTCGTCATGAAGTTGGGGGAACAATTAGAACGACTACTATTGAGCCTGGTGCAATTGAGTCAGAACTAAAATTCGGTTCTTCTCATAAAGAAAGTTCAGAGTTTGTTACTGATTTCTACAAACAAGCCATACCAGCTGACTCAGTCGCTCGAGCAATTGCTTATGCAATTGAACAGCCTGCGGATGTAGATATTAATGAAATTGTTTTACGCCCAACGAGCCAAGAGTTTTAA
- the arsH gene encoding arsenical resistance protein ArsH produces MNLPNIDLSLLEKPTLEKIQAKNLDHPPKILLLYGSNRERSYSRLAVQEAGRILEYFGAEVKIFHPKGLPLPEDGDMQHPKVKELHELLAWSEGMVWCSPERHGSMSSILKAQIDWIPLAAGAIRATQGKTLAVMQVCGGSQSFNAVNQLRILGRWMRMITIPNQSSVPKAFLEFEEDGRMKPSSYYRRIVDVMEELYKFTLLTRGQSAYLTDRYSERVESAEELSKRVNQKSI; encoded by the coding sequence ATGAACTTACCAAATATTGATCTTAGTCTTTTAGAAAAACCGACTTTAGAAAAAATTCAGGCAAAAAACCTGGATCATCCACCCAAAATATTACTTCTATACGGCTCAAATCGTGAGAGATCATATAGCCGTTTAGCAGTTCAGGAAGCAGGCCGAATCCTGGAGTACTTCGGTGCAGAAGTTAAAATTTTCCATCCTAAAGGGTTACCTCTTCCTGAGGATGGTGATATGCAGCATCCCAAGGTAAAAGAACTGCATGAGCTTTTAGCATGGTCAGAAGGCATGGTTTGGTGCTCTCCTGAACGTCATGGTTCAATGAGTTCGATTTTAAAAGCTCAAATTGACTGGATTCCATTAGCAGCAGGCGCAATACGTGCAACGCAAGGTAAAACCTTAGCTGTAATGCAAGTGTGTGGAGGTTCGCAATCCTTTAATGCTGTAAATCAATTACGTATTTTAGGGCGTTGGATGCGTATGATCACAATACCAAACCAGTCATCAGTTCCTAAAGCATTTCTTGAGTTTGAGGAAGATGGTCGTATGAAACCTTCTTCTTATTACCGTAGGATTGTAGATGTAATGGAAGAGCTTTATAAATTTACACTTTTAACCAGGGGACAATCAGCATATTTAACTGATCGTTACTCTGAACGTGTAGAAAGTGCAGAAGAGCTTTCAAAACGTGTGAATCAGAAGAGTATTTAG
- a CDS encoding putative quinol monooxygenase: MLKTALYVRLEAKPGKEDEVEAFLKAGLPIVMEEPATVAWFGLRLGPTTFGIFDAFPDEAGRQAHLSGKVAAALMAQAEELFSEPPSIEKVDVLASKLPA; the protein is encoded by the coding sequence ATGCTTAAAACAGCTTTATATGTCCGTCTTGAAGCTAAACCGGGTAAAGAAGACGAAGTGGAAGCTTTTCTTAAAGCCGGTTTACCTATTGTCATGGAAGAACCTGCGACAGTTGCGTGGTTTGGCCTACGTCTTGGACCTACAACATTTGGTATTTTTGATGCATTTCCTGATGAGGCGGGTCGCCAAGCGCATTTATCTGGCAAGGTTGCAGCTGCTTTGATGGCTCAGGCCGAAGAGCTATTTTCAGAGCCACCATCTATTGAAAAAGTAGATGTTTTGGCGAGTAAACTACCAGCTTAA
- a CDS encoding LysR family transcriptional regulator: MQNKLEMMRIFCVAAESRNFKEAATQLGISPQLVTRAIKELEEQRGEILFYRSTRQIKITADGERLAKQARFAVGSIDALLVKDTKEKRDEMRGTVRLTVSSVLGRKLVVPALAEFATRYPDIVVDCVLTDSHSDVIDERIDIGIRFGFLPDNRYVARELAKVNFYSVGTPELIDKVGMPKKIIDLDKYPLTALFDHKTGRYWPWTFTESRSFTPSKPRFITDDLEAEFQAILAGVGFGHMPGFLVLPWLRSGKLIQILHEETSPVWRLYLYRPQRGPTPLRIRALFDYLAEVLGHIET; this comes from the coding sequence ATGCAGAACAAATTGGAAATGATGCGTATCTTTTGTGTCGCAGCAGAGTCTCGAAATTTTAAAGAGGCAGCCACTCAGCTCGGTATTTCCCCGCAGCTAGTGACACGGGCAATAAAAGAGCTAGAAGAGCAGCGCGGAGAGATTCTGTTCTACAGGAGTACTCGACAAATTAAAATTACTGCTGATGGTGAGCGTTTGGCAAAGCAAGCACGTTTTGCGGTGGGATCCATTGATGCTCTGCTTGTAAAAGACACCAAGGAAAAACGAGATGAAATGCGTGGGACTGTCCGTCTTACTGTTTCGTCAGTGTTAGGGCGTAAATTGGTAGTACCTGCACTAGCAGAATTTGCCACACGTTACCCAGATATTGTCGTGGATTGTGTGCTAACAGATTCACACTCGGATGTGATCGATGAGCGGATAGATATCGGGATCAGATTTGGATTTTTGCCGGACAATCGATATGTGGCAAGGGAATTGGCTAAAGTGAACTTTTATTCTGTGGGTACGCCAGAGTTAATTGATAAGGTCGGAATGCCTAAAAAAATTATTGACCTTGATAAATACCCTCTAACAGCACTATTCGATCATAAAACAGGGCGTTACTGGCCATGGACATTCACCGAAAGTCGAAGCTTCACGCCATCAAAGCCTCGTTTTATTACAGATGATCTAGAAGCTGAATTTCAAGCTATTCTCGCTGGGGTTGGATTCGGACACATGCCTGGATTTCTAGTTTTGCCGTGGCTTAGGAGTGGTAAGCTCATTCAGATACTTCATGAGGAAACCTCTCCCGTTTGGCGCCTGTATTTATATCGTCCACAGCGGGGCCCGACACCTTTGCGAATCCGAGCATTGTTTGATTACTTAGCGGAAGTGTTGGGCCATATAGAAACCTGA
- a CDS encoding S-(hydroxymethyl)glutathione dehydrogenase/class III alcohol dehydrogenase, with protein MKSRAAVAFGPGQPLQIVEVDVAPPKKGEVLIKISHTGVCHTDAFTLSGDDPEGVFPAILGHEGAGVVVEVGEGVTSVKPGDHVIPLYTAECGECVFCKSGKSNLCISVRETQGRGVMPDGTTRFSYNGQPIYHYMGCSTFSEYTVVAEVSLAKINPEANHEHVCLLGCGVTTGIGAVHNTAKVQEGDSVAVFGLGGIGLAVVQAARQAKAGRIIVVDMNPDKFALAKEFGATDFLNPKDYDKPIQQVIVEMTGWGVDHSFECIGNVNVMRAALESAHRGWGQSVIIGVAGAGQEISTRPFQLVTGRKWLGSAFGGVKGRTQLPGMVEDAMKGKIQLEPFVTHTMGLDQINEAFDLMHEGKSIRTVIHYE; from the coding sequence ATGAAGTCACGTGCTGCCGTTGCGTTTGGTCCTGGTCAACCTCTTCAAATTGTTGAAGTTGATGTTGCACCACCGAAGAAAGGTGAAGTATTAATTAAGATCTCCCATACCGGTGTGTGTCATACAGACGCATTTACTTTATCTGGCGATGATCCTGAAGGTGTTTTTCCGGCTATTCTCGGGCATGAAGGTGCTGGTGTTGTAGTTGAGGTTGGTGAAGGCGTGACTAGCGTCAAACCAGGTGATCATGTTATTCCACTTTACACTGCTGAATGTGGCGAGTGCGTATTCTGTAAATCTGGAAAATCGAACTTGTGTATTTCCGTTCGCGAAACTCAAGGTAGAGGCGTAATGCCAGATGGTACCACTCGTTTTTCCTACAATGGTCAACCGATTTACCACTATATGGGCTGCTCAACGTTCAGTGAATACACTGTAGTGGCAGAAGTATCATTGGCTAAAATCAATCCTGAAGCCAATCACGAACATGTCTGCTTACTGGGTTGTGGGGTAACAACGGGTATCGGTGCAGTACATAACACGGCTAAAGTACAAGAAGGTGATAGTGTTGCGGTCTTTGGTTTAGGTGGTATTGGTCTGGCAGTCGTACAAGCCGCACGTCAAGCTAAAGCAGGGCGTATTATTGTGGTTGACATGAATCCAGATAAATTTGCGCTGGCAAAAGAGTTTGGTGCAACGGACTTCTTGAACCCTAAAGATTACGATAAACCAATCCAGCAAGTCATTGTCGAAATGACTGGCTGGGGTGTAGATCATTCATTTGAATGTATTGGTAACGTGAATGTGATGCGTGCAGCCCTTGAAAGTGCACACCGTGGCTGGGGACAATCCGTAATTATTGGTGTAGCTGGCGCAGGTCAGGAAATCTCTACCCGTCCATTCCAACTGGTTACTGGTCGTAAATGGCTAGGTTCTGCCTTTGGTGGGGTAAAAGGTCGTACGCAACTTCCAGGAATGGTTGAAGATGCCATGAAAGGTAAAATTCAATTAGAACCATTTGTGACACATACGATGGGCTTGGATCAGATCAATGAAGCCTTTGATCTAATGCATGAAGGTAAGTCAATTCGTACTGTAATTCATTACGAATAA
- a CDS encoding zinc-dependent alcohol dehydrogenase family protein: MSFNALQAKTWRFNSIGDTDVLTLETLPVALPAAGEVLIQMKTIGLNRADVMFRRGTYIQKAVFPSRLGYEGAGIVLAIGEGVRQFSPGDAVSILPTDNLAKYGTYADKLLIPETFLVHKPDSLSWEEASSIWMQYLTAWGGVIHAGGLSKGKTILITAASSSVGLAAIQIAEAAGAKVIASTQTVEKKQRLLDLGVKNVIASEDEPDLYEALVSRLGGEYLDVAFDAVGGPHIEQIAKAMSVGGTMVMHGALSPEITPFPLKVALRKSLTMRGFLFLEVLHDPVLREQARRFILSSIGAGYLRPVIDCCFNFEDMHDAQRYLESNQQIGKIVVTLNT; the protein is encoded by the coding sequence ATGTCATTTAACGCACTTCAGGCCAAGACTTGGCGCTTCAATAGTATTGGAGATACAGATGTTCTGACATTAGAAACACTTCCTGTTGCTTTACCAGCAGCAGGAGAAGTTCTAATCCAGATGAAAACGATCGGACTCAACCGGGCTGATGTAATGTTTCGGCGTGGTACTTATATTCAAAAAGCAGTATTCCCTTCTCGTCTGGGATATGAGGGAGCAGGCATAGTTCTGGCAATAGGTGAAGGTGTACGCCAATTTTCTCCAGGAGATGCAGTATCGATTCTTCCGACTGACAATCTAGCCAAATATGGGACATATGCGGACAAGCTTCTGATTCCAGAAACTTTTTTAGTTCACAAACCCGATAGTTTAAGCTGGGAAGAAGCTTCTTCAATCTGGATGCAGTATTTGACGGCTTGGGGTGGTGTAATCCATGCTGGTGGACTTTCGAAAGGAAAAACGATCTTGATCACAGCAGCTTCAAGTAGCGTAGGACTAGCTGCGATACAGATAGCTGAAGCAGCGGGTGCTAAGGTCATTGCAAGTACACAGACGGTAGAGAAAAAGCAACGTTTACTGGATCTCGGTGTTAAAAATGTTATAGCCAGTGAAGATGAACCAGATTTGTATGAGGCGCTTGTTTCACGTTTGGGTGGAGAATATCTTGATGTCGCCTTCGATGCTGTAGGAGGGCCACATATTGAACAGATTGCAAAAGCGATGTCTGTGGGAGGAACTATGGTTATGCATGGTGCACTTAGCCCGGAGATCACACCATTTCCCCTTAAAGTTGCATTACGCAAAAGCTTAACCATGCGAGGTTTTTTGTTCCTTGAGGTTCTCCATGATCCTGTTCTAAGGGAGCAAGCCAGACGATTTATTCTTAGCAGTATAGGTGCAGGATATCTTCGTCCAGTGATCGACTGTTGCTTTAACTTTGAGGACATGCATGACGCTCAGCGCTATCTTGAATCAAATCAGCAAATAGGAAAAATTGTAGTTACTCTAAATACATGA
- a CDS encoding putative quinol monooxygenase, with protein sequence MTISVIANFKAKSDQKETLEALLKSVIEPTLQEEGCLKYELYISENDSSRYFFLEEWRSREDLDIHIASDYIQSLFGNIQSLIESSDIVEIKKI encoded by the coding sequence ATGACTATTTCAGTAATTGCGAACTTTAAGGCAAAATCAGATCAAAAAGAAACGTTAGAAGCGCTTTTAAAAAGTGTAATAGAGCCTACGCTTCAAGAAGAAGGATGCTTGAAATATGAGCTTTATATTAGCGAAAATGACTCAAGTAGATATTTCTTCTTAGAAGAATGGCGTAGCAGGGAGGATTTAGATATCCATATAGCGTCTGATTATATTCAAAGTTTATTTGGTAATATCCAATCGCTAATTGAATCAAGTGATATTGTAGAAATCAAAAAAATATAG
- the fghA gene encoding S-formylglutathione hydrolase, which yields MEIIEKHASFGGSQEVYRHQSIALNCSMKFSIYLPPHDKDERLPVLYWLSGLTCNEQNFITKAGAQKYAAEHKVIIVAPDTSPRGEDVPDHADYDLGQGAGFYVNATQAPWSQHFKMYDYIVEELRNLIDLNFPTNQVQSIMGHSMGGHGALVIGLKNPELYKSISAFAPIVAPSQVPWGKKAFTHYLGETETLWKSYDAIELIKNAEVHLPILVDQGTADDFLEEQLRPKLLSDICLEQEYPLTLNLREGYDHSYYFIASFIEKHIEFHSKFLAK from the coding sequence ATGGAAATAATTGAGAAACATGCTTCTTTTGGTGGATCGCAAGAAGTGTATCGCCATCAGTCAATAGCATTAAACTGTTCAATGAAATTCTCAATATATCTGCCACCTCATGACAAAGATGAGCGGTTGCCAGTGTTATATTGGTTATCAGGATTGACTTGCAACGAACAGAACTTTATTACTAAAGCCGGAGCACAAAAGTATGCGGCTGAACATAAAGTCATTATTGTTGCACCAGATACCAGCCCACGTGGAGAGGATGTACCAGATCATGCAGATTATGATTTAGGCCAAGGCGCAGGATTCTATGTGAATGCAACACAAGCACCCTGGTCGCAGCATTTCAAAATGTATGATTATATTGTGGAAGAGCTCAGAAATCTGATTGACCTGAATTTTCCGACCAATCAAGTCCAAAGTATTATGGGTCATAGCATGGGTGGTCATGGTGCATTAGTAATTGGATTAAAAAATCCTGAGCTGTATAAAAGTATTTCTGCTTTTGCACCAATTGTTGCACCTAGCCAAGTACCTTGGGGGAAAAAGGCTTTTACACACTACCTAGGTGAAACCGAAACTTTATGGAAAAGCTATGATGCGATTGAATTAATCAAAAACGCTGAAGTTCATTTACCTATTTTAGTCGATCAAGGAACAGCTGATGATTTTCTTGAAGAACAGTTAAGGCCTAAGCTTCTTAGTGATATTTGTTTGGAACAAGAATATCCTCTGACACTTAACCTAAGAGAAGGGTATGACCATAGCTATTACTTTATTGCGAGCTTTATAGAGAAACATATAGAGTTTCACAGCAAATTCCTAGCTAAATAA